The window TTTTTTATTTAATTCCTTAATTTCTAAGCTAATATTTTTTATATCTGTTTTTTGTCCCTCTACTAATAATTTATTATATAACTTTGTTTTTTCATCTAATTTAGATTTTAATTTCATAGTATTGCTATCATTATAGTATTCTTCTTGTGATTTAATATACTCTATATATTCTTCAGAATCTTGGATTGTTTTTCCTAATTCCCTTGCAATATCTAATGTAGAATTACTCAATAATTTCACCTTCTAGTGTCCAAGTTTTTGCAGTATTAACCTTTACATTTACTATACTTCCGATTAAGCTTTCATTACCTTCAAAGTGAATTAATTTATTAGTATCAGTTCTACCAGATAATTTGGTAGAATCATTTTTACTAATTTCTTCTACGAGTACTTTAACTTCTTTTCCTATTAAGTTTTTATTTCTTTCTAAGCTTATTTCTTTTAAAACTTCTAATAATCTATTAAATCTTGTATGTTTTATATCATCAGGTATTTGGTCTTTATCTTTAGCTGCAGGAGTACCTTCTCTAATTGAATATAAAAATGTAAAAGCTGAATCAAACTTTGAATGTTTAACTACTTCTATTGTATCTTCAAAATCTTCTTCTGTTTCTCCTGGAAAACCAACAATAATATCTGTGGTAATTGCTATATCAGGAATAGCTTTTCTTATTTTATCTACTAAAGTTAAATATTGTCTTTTTGTATATTTTCTATTCATCTTTTTTAATATCCTATCACTACCTGATTGAAATGGTAAGTGAAGATGATTACAAACCTTATCACAATTTGTCATCTCATCAATAAGATCTTCAGATAAATCCTTAGGATGAGAAGTCATAAACCTTATTCTTTCTATCCCCTCAACATCATTAAGCATATATAGTAGTTCTGCAAAGCTTACTTTTTCTTCTAAATTTTTACCATATGAGTTAACATTTTGGCCTAATAAGGTTATCTCCTTATATCCTTGTTCACTTAATCTTTTAGCTTCTTTTAATATATCTTTTGGTTCTCTACTTTTTTCTCGCCCTCTAGTATAAGGAACTATACAATAAGTACAAAAATTATTACAACCATACATAATATTAATAAAAGCTTTAAAATCATATTTTCTTTTAGTAGGTAAATCTTCTATTATTTCTTTACTATCATTCCAAACATCTACTAACATATTCATTTTTTGATCATGATCCTCTATTAACTCTGGTAATTTATGAATATTATGTGTTCCAAATATTATATCAACATGAGAGTACTTTTCTTTTATAACTTTTCTCACATCTTCTTTCTGCATCATACATCCACATACGGCAATTATTAGATTTGGATTTTCTCTTTTTATTCTTTTTAATTCTCCTAAATTACCATATACTTTTAATTCTGCATTTTCTCTTACTAAACACGTATTATATATTATTAAATCAGCTTCTTCTTTATCAGAAGTTGAAATATATCCTAATGATTCCAAAATTCCTTCTATTTTTTCTGAGTCATGTTCATTCATCTGACATCCCCAAGTTACTACAAGATACTTTTTTTGATTAGTATTATTCATGATATTTCCTCCTTACTTTTTCATTCTATATTATATCATAACAATAATCAATAAAAAAAGCAGTAGTTAGCAACTTTTAGCCACTGCCTTTTTTACTGATTACCATTAACATTTTTCTAAAATTATTATAAACTTATTTTATTAATCTATCTTCATACCAACAAAATACAACTATCTTTCCGTTATCTTCCCATATTGCATTTCTATGATTTTGGATTTTATCTGTAAAATGTAGTACCTGTGCATATTCAAAAAAGGTGCTACTAGTCCTCTCTTACAATCAATAGATGCTGATAAGTTTACTACAGAATTACTATTAAATGATAGTTTAAGTGAAAGCTATCCTACTTTTACATTAGAACAAATAGCTGCAGCTGAAAATGTTCCATTAAAATTAGTTAAGTTAAAGCTTAGCAATATTTTTTTATCTTAACTAACGAACGTATATTCTGTGTTGTGAAACTATATACCACTAGAAATTAACTTAAAAGTTA is drawn from Senegalia massiliensis and contains these coding sequences:
- the miaB gene encoding tRNA (N6-isopentenyl adenosine(37)-C2)-methylthiotransferase MiaB, producing MNNTNQKKYLVVTWGCQMNEHDSEKIEGILESLGYISTSDKEEADLIIYNTCLVRENAELKVYGNLGELKRIKRENPNLIIAVCGCMMQKEDVRKVIKEKYSHVDIIFGTHNIHKLPELIEDHDQKMNMLVDVWNDSKEIIEDLPTKRKYDFKAFINIMYGCNNFCTYCIVPYTRGREKSREPKDILKEAKRLSEQGYKEITLLGQNVNSYGKNLEEKVSFAELLYMLNDVEGIERIRFMTSHPKDLSEDLIDEMTNCDKVCNHLHLPFQSGSDRILKKMNRKYTKRQYLTLVDKIRKAIPDIAITTDIIVGFPGETEEDFEDTIEVVKHSKFDSAFTFLYSIREGTPAAKDKDQIPDDIKHTRFNRLLEVLKEISLERNKNLIGKEVKVLVEEISKNDSTKLSGRTDTNKLIHFEGNESLIGSIVNVKVNTAKTWTLEGEIIE
- a CDS encoding YlbF family regulator; this encodes MSNSTLDIARELGKTIQDSEEYIEYIKSQEEYYNDSNTMKLKSKLDEKTKLYNKLLVEGQKTDIKNISLEIKELNKKLLKEKKYTNYIKCKSKVEKTIKNVDNILEYYTGISNSKGCNGCKK